GTCGTCGTCGGGGAGGGAGGCTTCCTGACGTGCTGGCTCTCGCTCGGGCCGCTGCCCGTGGCGTCGCCCGCGGCCGCGGCGATCGATCCCGCCGGCGTCCGAGAGGGGGCGAAGCCGGGCCCCGCGACCTGGACCGCGATCTCCTCGCCGACGCGGCAGGTGAAGCTCCGCTCGAAGAAGGCCGGCGCGTGGGTGCTCGCCGCGTCCCTGAAAACGGATCGCGCGCGGCGGCTCTACCTCGCGACCGGGAGCGACGTCGGGCTCGAGATCTTCCTGAACGGCCGGAGGCTGATCGAGCGCGCGGAGGGGCGGCGCGCGCAGCCGGACACCGATCTCGTGCCGCTCGATCTCGGCGCGGGCGACAACCTGCTCGCGCTGCGCCTCTCGAAGGGACGCGGCGGCGCCTGGACCCTGTACGCGCGGCTCCTCGACGAGCAGCTCCGCGGCGCGACGTTCGTCGACGTCCGCCTGCCCGGCGCGCTGCCGGGCGCGCGGAGGCTGCTCCGGGACGCGGCGCGGCTGGAGATCGATCGCGAGGTCGATCTCGAGCGCGGCGCGGTGCGGGCGCGGCTGTGGCTCGAGTTCCCGGGCGGCCGCCCCGTGGGCACGCCCGCCGAGGCGCGGATCCGGCTCAAGGGGGCGAAGGGCGCCGCGCCGGCCGACGTCGCGCTCGCGCTGCCGCGCACGCCCGTCACCTCGGAGCTGCTCGGCGAGCACGAGCTCTTAGGAACGGCGGCGCCGACCGCGGCGATCGTCGACTTCGCCGGCGGCCGCCTCGAGGCGCGGTTCTCGGTGCGCACGGTGCACGTCCGCACCCTGGCCGAGGCGCGGCGCCTGCTCGCGGCGGCCCCGGCCGGCGCCGCCCCCCGCACGAGCGTCGAGACCGCGGAGTTCCTGATCGACCACGTCGCCGGGCTGATCGAGGCGGGCGAAGAGGACGCGCGCTACCTCGCGGCCGAGGCGGATCGCGCGCTCGGCATGGCGCGGGAGCTCGCGGCGGGTCGCGATCCGAGGGCCGGGGTCCGCGGCGGCATCGCGCGGCTCGGCTACCGCTCCGCGCTCGACGGCCGGCTGCACCCGTACGGCCTCTACGTCCCGCCCGCGTGGCGGGAGGACGGGGAGAGGCGGTTCGGGCTGGTCGTCGCGCTGCACGGGCTGAACAGCTTCCCCCTGAAGACGCTCACGACCCTCTTCGGCGTGCCGCTCGCCGAGGACGAGAGCAAGCTCGAGCGCGAGCGCCGCCCGCTCCCCGTCGGCGCGGCTCCCATGTTCGCGGTGGCGCCCGAGGGGTTCGGCAACTCGAACTACTTCGCGTACGGCGAGCGGGACGCGCTCGACGTGATCGGCCGCGTCGCCGAGCGCTACCGCATCGATCCGGACAGGATCTACGTCACCGGCGCGTCCATGGGGGGCACCGGCGCCGCCTCGCTCCCCCTGCACAACCCGGATCTCTTCGCCGCCGCCGCCCCGCTGTGCGGCTACCACAGCGTGTTCGAATACGACTCCGTGCGCGGACAGGCGCTCCGCCCGTGGGAGCGATCGGCCGCCGCCCGCCGCTCCAACGTGAGCTGGGCCGAGAACGGCCGCCACCTCCCGCTCCACGTCGTGCACGGCACGCAGGACGCGCCGCGCACCTCGGAGGTGCTCGTGCGGCGGTACGAGCAGCTCGGCTACGAGGTCGCGTTCGAGAAGCCGGACGCGGGCCACAACGTCTGGGACGAGACGTACGAGGATCGCTGGATCTTCGGCCACTTCAAGCCCCTGAAGCGCGCCTCCCACCCGCGCCGCGTCACGTTCAAGACCGGCCGGCTCCGCCACTCGGGCGCGCACTGGCTCCGCGTCGACGACGCCGAGGACTACTCCGCGTTCGCGAAGGCCGACGCGACGTGGCAGGCCGACGGCGCGATCGCGATCGCGACGGAGAACGCCCGCGCCCTGACCGTGCTCCAAGACGAGATCCTCGCGGCCGGGCGCGACCCGCGGATCGAGATCGACGGCGTGACCTTCGAACCCGAGCCGCCGACGGACGGCGCGTGGCGATTCCACAAGAGCGCCGGGCGCTGGAGCGCGGGCGCGGAGCCGTGCGCGGCGATCGCGTGCAAGCGCGCGGGCTCGAGCGGACCCGTCGACGACGTCTGGCACGAGCCGCTCCTGTTCGTCTACGGCACGGCGGACGACGACGAGACGGCGCTCTCGCGCAGGCTGGCGCAGGCGCTCAGCGTGCCCAGGCCGGGCGTGACCGTGCGCTACCCCGTCGAGGCGGACGTCGAGGTCTCGGCCGCCGACATCGCGAGCCGCTCGCTCGTGATCGTCGGCACGCCGGCGGGCAACTCCCTCCTCGCGCGGATCGCGGGCGCGCTCCCGATCCGCGCGACCCGGGGCGTCATCGAGGCGGGCGGGCGGCGGTTCGAGGGGACGAACGTGGCCGCGGCGTTCGTCTTCCCGAACCCGCTCAACCTCGCGCGCTACGTGCTCGTGTACACCGGCGCCTCGAAGGACGCGCTCTTCTACGCGGACCACCTCCCGGAGCTGCTCCCGGACTGGGTGATCTTCGACGCGTCGACCTGGCAAACCAAGGGCGGCGTCGTGCTCGGCGCGGATCGCGACGTGCTCGCGGCGGGGTTCTTCGACAGGGAGTGGCGGATCTAGAACACGTACCGGAGCTCGATGCCGACGTGGTGCAGGAACGGCAGGTCGTGCTGGTCGAAGTCGTAGTCGTCCACCTCTTCGCAGTCGCCGTCGCCCTCGACCTCGTGGCAGTAAGTGGGCCAGTACACGAGCCCGGCGCGGTAGTACGGCCCGAAGCCGAGCCCGGGCGCCTTCGAGAACAGGTAGACGGTCGCGCCGGTGCGCAGCTCGAAGTCGACCCCCATGAGCGTCTCCTTCACCAGCTGGTCGTTCTCGGTGTCGAGCTCCCCGCGGAACCTGAGGAACGCGAAGCCGATGCCGAAGCCCGCGTACGCCTCGAGCCAGCCGAGGATCGGGACGTGGAACTCGGCGCCGCCGACCGTGCGGAAGAGGAACCCGCGGTCGTGGTCGTAGTGATCCCGCGACGAGGGCAGCAGCGCGGTGCTCAGGTCGAAGAAGATGACGAGGTTCGGGATGACCCGGAACTGGAAGCCGACGATGCCGTCCAGCGAGCCAAACAGGCGCGAGTCCCACGCGTGGTGGTCGTTGCAGAAGTCGTCTTCGCCGCACGCCACGCCGCCGATGGCGGCGTACAGCCCCGGCCCGACGCGCCCCTTCCAAGGCGCGCCGCCGTCGAGCGTCCAGCTGTGTGCCGTGCTCGGCCACGCGCCGAGAAGCGCAACCGCGATCGCAAGCGCCGCAACGATTGATCGCATCACTCACCTCCTCGATGTAGTCGTACCGCTTTCCTTCAAAAAAGAAGAGTCCAATGCGCGCGATTTCGGGTCGTCTTTCAGTGCCTTCGAATAGTTACAGAGAGGCTGCTAGAACTTCATGTTGCCGAGGATGTGATCGAAGCCGCCCTTGCCGCCCGTGTACGGATCGTTGCCCTTCTTCCCTCCCCCACCCTTCTTCCAGGCCTTGTAGTCCTCCTCGCCCGGGATCGGCAGCGCCTCGTCGACGTGGATCCGGATCTTCTTCTCGAAGCTGTACGCCGTCACCGTCGCCTCGGTGTCGCCGACCATGCTCCCGGTCACCGGCATCGCCGAGATGCCCTTCCGCGCCGAGCTCACGGCCGTGTCGGCCATCGCAACGTTCTTGGCGAGCACGTCGAACGTGATCTTGGCGTCCTGGATCACCTCCTCGCGGCAGTTCAGGACGTGGCACTTGATGGGCGCGCCGGTGCCCACGCGGATGTCGAGCTGGTCCTTGGGCTCGCAAACGAGCTCCTTGGGCAGGCACACGGCGACGAACACCTCTCCCTTGACGCCGTTGGGCGCCGTGGCGACGATCGCGGTGTCGCCGTTGCCCTTGGGGCTGACCACGCCCGTGGAGGACACGTCCGCTATCGAGGGGCTCTCCGAGGAGAACGTGAGCGTGCCCGCCTCGGTGATCTCGACGCCCTTGGAGTTGAGCGGCCGCGCCCGGAGCGTCGTCGTGTCCTCGAGCTGACGGAAGTCGATCTTCGTGGGCTCGATCTCGATCATCTTCACTTCCTGCGCGCAACCGACGCACAAGACGACCATGGCAGCGCCGAGGACCGCACACGTCTTCGTCATCTCTTGCCTCTCTGTCGATGGCGTGAAACGCCGTTTGATGATCGCCGCACCATACCACGAAGGCGCGCCGGACGAAAATCGGACGAACTCCCCGCGCTCAGGGCAGCAGCGCGGCGAGCAGGGACGCCGTGCGCCCGTGCCGCGGCGCGGCGGCGCAACCGATCCCGAAGGGGGCCGCGCGGGCCGCGAGCTCCGACTCGGGAACGGGACCGGCGTCGCCCTGCGGCGACGGCTGCTCGGACAGGAACATCGGCGTCCCCGCGAGCACGACGGTCGACTCGTCGGTGTCGGCGGAGAAGAGGAGGTAGACCTTCTCGCCGGGCGCGAGCGCGGGCTCCCCGACCGCCGGGAAGCCGAGGGCGGAGGGCGCCCCCTCGAGCGTCAGATCCGCGTCCACCTCGAACTCGGGATCGCCCTCGGGGACGGCGTCGGGATCGAGCCAGGTCACCGCGACCGGCTTTCCGCGAGAGACGTGGATGCGGTACCCGGGCGCGACGTCCTCGGGGTACAGCCACTCGACGTCGAGGTGGAACGCGGCCGCGTCGT
The window above is part of the Pseudomonadota bacterium genome. Proteins encoded here:
- a CDS encoding alpha/beta hydrolase-fold protein, with the protein product MIRKRPLPRALFPCLLAAAIAIAAPGVSPAPAQPSAGDLEVVVGEGGFLTCWLSLGPLPVASPAAAAIDPAGVREGAKPGPATWTAISSPTRQVKLRSKKAGAWVLAASLKTDRARRLYLATGSDVGLEIFLNGRRLIERAEGRRAQPDTDLVPLDLGAGDNLLALRLSKGRGGAWTLYARLLDEQLRGATFVDVRLPGALPGARRLLRDAARLEIDREVDLERGAVRARLWLEFPGGRPVGTPAEARIRLKGAKGAAPADVALALPRTPVTSELLGEHELLGTAAPTAAIVDFAGGRLEARFSVRTVHVRTLAEARRLLAAAPAGAAPRTSVETAEFLIDHVAGLIEAGEEDARYLAAEADRALGMARELAAGRDPRAGVRGGIARLGYRSALDGRLHPYGLYVPPAWREDGERRFGLVVALHGLNSFPLKTLTTLFGVPLAEDESKLERERRPLPVGAAPMFAVAPEGFGNSNYFAYGERDALDVIGRVAERYRIDPDRIYVTGASMGGTGAASLPLHNPDLFAAAAPLCGYHSVFEYDSVRGQALRPWERSAAARRSNVSWAENGRHLPLHVVHGTQDAPRTSEVLVRRYEQLGYEVAFEKPDAGHNVWDETYEDRWIFGHFKPLKRASHPRRVTFKTGRLRHSGAHWLRVDDAEDYSAFAKADATWQADGAIAIATENARALTVLQDEILAAGRDPRIEIDGVTFEPEPPTDGAWRFHKSAGRWSAGAEPCAAIACKRAGSSGPVDDVWHEPLLFVYGTADDDETALSRRLAQALSVPRPGVTVRYPVEADVEVSAADIASRSLVIVGTPAGNSLLARIAGALPIRATRGVIEAGGRRFEGTNVAAAFVFPNPLNLARYVLVYTGASKDALFYADHLPELLPDWVIFDASTWQTKGGVVLGADRDVLAAGFFDREWRI